A window from Micromonospora profundi encodes these proteins:
- a CDS encoding cystathionine gamma-synthase, translating to MNHGFETLAIHAGQDPEARTGAVIPPIYQTSTYAQDAVGAPRLGYEYSRSGNPTRDALQECLAALEGGPVGLAFASGLAAEDTLLRAVCQPGDHVVIPDDAYGGTYRLFARVAQRWGIEFTPAKVSDPAAVRAAVRQGRTKMVWVETPTNPLLGIADIAAMAGVAHDADALLVVDNTFASPYLQQPIAHGADVVVHSTTKYIGGHSDVVGGALVVSDAALGEELRYHQNAMGAINGPFDAWLTLRGIKTLGVRMDRHCDNAERLAGYLDGHAKVAQVIYPGLPSHPGHEVAAKQMRRFGGMISFRAAGGEDHAVEICNRTKLFVLAESLGGVESLIEHPGRMTHASAAGSPLEVPGDLVRLSVGIETVDDLLADLEQALG from the coding sequence ATGAACCACGGCTTCGAGACGCTCGCCATACACGCCGGTCAGGACCCCGAGGCCCGCACCGGCGCGGTGATACCTCCGATCTACCAGACCAGCACCTACGCCCAGGACGCCGTCGGCGCGCCCCGGCTCGGCTACGAGTACAGCCGGTCCGGCAACCCGACCCGCGACGCTCTCCAGGAGTGCCTGGCCGCGCTGGAGGGCGGCCCGGTCGGGCTGGCCTTCGCCAGCGGCCTGGCGGCCGAGGACACCCTGCTGCGGGCCGTCTGCCAGCCGGGTGACCACGTGGTCATCCCCGACGACGCGTACGGCGGGACCTATCGGCTCTTCGCCCGTGTCGCCCAGCGGTGGGGGATCGAGTTCACCCCAGCCAAGGTCTCCGACCCGGCCGCCGTCCGTGCTGCCGTGCGGCAGGGCCGGACGAAGATGGTCTGGGTGGAGACGCCCACCAACCCGCTTCTCGGCATCGCCGACATCGCCGCCATGGCGGGCGTGGCACACGACGCCGACGCTCTGCTCGTCGTCGACAACACGTTCGCCTCGCCGTACCTGCAGCAGCCCATCGCCCACGGCGCGGACGTGGTGGTGCACTCCACCACCAAGTACATCGGCGGCCACTCCGACGTGGTGGGCGGCGCGCTCGTCGTCTCCGACGCCGCGCTCGGCGAGGAACTGCGCTACCACCAGAACGCCATGGGCGCGATCAACGGACCGTTCGACGCCTGGCTCACCCTGCGCGGCATCAAGACCCTCGGGGTACGCATGGACCGGCACTGCGACAACGCGGAGCGGCTCGCCGGGTACCTCGACGGGCACGCCAAGGTGGCCCAGGTGATCTACCCGGGGCTGCCGTCGCACCCAGGTCACGAGGTGGCCGCCAAGCAGATGCGCCGATTCGGCGGCATGATCTCGTTCCGCGCGGCCGGCGGCGAGGACCACGCCGTGGAGATCTGCAACCGGACCAAGTTGTTCGTGCTCGCGGAGTCGCTCGGCGGCGTGGAATCCCTGATCGAGCACCCGGGTCGGATGACACACGCAAGTGCTGCCGGCTCGCCGCTTGAAGTTCCCGGGGATCTCGTGCGACTGTCTGTCGGCATCGAGACGGTCGACGACCTGCTCGCCGATCTGGAGCAGGCGCTGGGCTGA